A region from the Brassica napus cultivar Da-Ae chromosome C8, Da-Ae, whole genome shotgun sequence genome encodes:
- the BNAC08G06300D gene encoding pectinesterase inhibitor 12 produces MSTTTHMTILGMIFLLLAASCRSAAAFSLFLDDPCTVTDFPALCRGTIKGQKNVNAATDVAIAELMKRTRHARDIAKKELKVLDGCVSTCLSNFNSAFDNLDKALKNIKEGDRFSLNINLSAALTDYDTCSETMKGTPGNNAIYKSAGVLYKMADNCLALSTLFN; encoded by the coding sequence ATGTCAACCACTACCCATATGACCATCCTCGGGATGATCTTCCTCCTCCTCGCCGCCTCATGCAGAAGCGCTGCAGCGTTTAGCCTCTTTCTCGACGACCCTTGCACGGTGACGGATTTTCCTGCACTGTGCAGAGGCACCATTAAGGGTCAAAAGAATGTGAACGCAGCTACTGATGTGGCCATAGCAGAGCTTATGAAGAGGACGAGGCATGCCAGAGATATCGCCAAGAAAGAGCTGAAAGTACTTGACGGATGTGTTTCGACTTGTTTGTCTAACTTCAATAGCGCGTTTGACAATTTGGACAAGGCCCTTAAGAACATTAAGGAAGGTGACCGTTTTAGCCTTAACATTAACCTTAGTGCTGCGTTAACGGACTACGATACTTGCAGCGAGACAATGAAGGGAACTCCGGGGAATAACGCCATTTATAAATCCGCAGGGGTTTTGTACAAGATGGCtgataattgtttggctctTTCTACCCTTTTTAATTAA
- the LOC106411915 gene encoding 2-phytyl-1,4-beta-naphthoquinone methyltransferase, chloroplastic isoform X1 yields MASLLGIVFPVTFPGQGQLHSRRRSVVKSSSSSDERQTLFNRIAPVYDNLNDLLSLGQHRIWKNMAVSWSGARTGDKVLDLCCGSGDLAFLLSEKVGPSGKVMGLDFSSEQLAVAASRQKLRVRSCYKCIEWIEGDATDLPFDDCEFDAITMGYGLRNVVDRDRAMREVYRVLKPGSRVSILDFNKSNQSVTTFMQDWMIDNVVVPVATLYDLAKEYEYLKYSINGYLTGEELEALASEAGFSSARHYEISGGFMGNLVAVR; encoded by the exons ATGGCGTCTCTACTCGGTATCGTCTTCCCGGTGACCTTCCCCGGCCAAGGCCAGCTCCATTCGCGACGGAGATCGGTGGTTAAGTCCTCGAGCTCCTCCGACGAACGTCAGACTCTATTCAACCGCATTGCTCCCGTTTACGATAAC CTGAACGATCTCTTGAGCTTAGGACAACATCGTATCTGGAAGAACATGGCTGTTTCCTGGAGCGG AGCGAGAACAGGAGATAAAGTTCTCGACTTGTGTTGTGGAAGTGGTGATTTAGCCTTTCTCTTGTCTGAGAAAGTTGGTCCAAGTGGAAAG GTGATGGGTTTGGATTTCTCCTCTGAACAACTAGCTGTTGCAGCTTCTAGACAGAAACTTAGAGTGAGGTCTTGCTACAAGTGTATAGA GTGGATTGAAGGTGATGCTACTGATTTGCCATTTGATGACTGTGAATTTGATGCTATTACGATGGGTTATGGTCTCAGAAACGTTGTTGATAGAGATAGAGCCATGAGGGAGGTGTATCGGGTTCTGAAACCAG GTTCGAGAGTGTCCATACTTGATTTCAATAAGAGCAACCAATCGGTTACTACATTTATGCag GATTGGATGATTGACAATGTAGTTGTCCCTGTGGCTACTCTTTATGATCTTGCAAAGGAGTATGAATATCTTAAGTATTCAATCAATGGGTACCTAACAG GTGAAGAGCTGGAGGCTCTTGCTTCAGAAGCTGGCTTCTCAAGTGCCCGTCATTATGAGATTAGCGGTGGTTTCATGGGGAACTTGGTCGCTGTGAGGTAA
- the LOC106411915 gene encoding 2-phytyl-1,4-beta-naphthoquinone methyltransferase, chloroplastic isoform X2 gives MASLLGIVFPVTFPGQGQLHSRRRSVVKSSSSSDERQTLFNRIAPVYDNLNDLLSLGQHRIWKNMAVSWSGARTGDKVLDLCCGSGDLAFLLSEKVGPSGKVMGLDFSSEQLAVAASRQKLRVRSCYKCIEWIEGDATDLPFDDCEFDAITMGYGLRNVVDRDRAMREVYRVLKPGSRVSILDFNKSNQSVTTFMQDWMIDNVVVPVATLYDLAKEYEYLKYSING, from the exons ATGGCGTCTCTACTCGGTATCGTCTTCCCGGTGACCTTCCCCGGCCAAGGCCAGCTCCATTCGCGACGGAGATCGGTGGTTAAGTCCTCGAGCTCCTCCGACGAACGTCAGACTCTATTCAACCGCATTGCTCCCGTTTACGATAAC CTGAACGATCTCTTGAGCTTAGGACAACATCGTATCTGGAAGAACATGGCTGTTTCCTGGAGCGG AGCGAGAACAGGAGATAAAGTTCTCGACTTGTGTTGTGGAAGTGGTGATTTAGCCTTTCTCTTGTCTGAGAAAGTTGGTCCAAGTGGAAAG GTGATGGGTTTGGATTTCTCCTCTGAACAACTAGCTGTTGCAGCTTCTAGACAGAAACTTAGAGTGAGGTCTTGCTACAAGTGTATAGA GTGGATTGAAGGTGATGCTACTGATTTGCCATTTGATGACTGTGAATTTGATGCTATTACGATGGGTTATGGTCTCAGAAACGTTGTTGATAGAGATAGAGCCATGAGGGAGGTGTATCGGGTTCTGAAACCAG GTTCGAGAGTGTCCATACTTGATTTCAATAAGAGCAACCAATCGGTTACTACATTTATGCag GATTGGATGATTGACAATGTAGTTGTCCCTGTGGCTACTCTTTATGATCTTGCAAAGGAGTATGAATATCTTAAGTATTCAATCAATGG GTGA
- the LOC106414253 gene encoding homeobox protein knotted-1-like 6, with protein sequence MDGMYGFHPTCDYSDKPVMMMSQDNMMFPSDYQTLLCSSAGDNRVSDVFGSNELLSVAASAMSSEAASMGPEIRTNNGNVSLGVIKAKIACHPSYPRLLQAYMDCQKVGAPPDIAYLLEEIQRESHVYKQGVAPSSSCFGADPELDEFMETYCEILVKYKSDLARPFDEATTFLNKIEMQLRNLCTGVESARGLSEDGAVSSDEELSGGDEISQDGKQIREDRDLKDRLLRKFGSGISSLKLEFSKKKKKGKLPREARQALLDWWSVHYKWPYPTEGDKIALADATGLDQKQINNWFINQRKRHWNQSENMPFA encoded by the exons ATGGATGGAATGTACGGCTTTCATCCAACATGTGACTACTCAGATAAGCCGGTGATGATGATGTCACAGGATAATATGATGTTTCCTTCCGACTACCAAACCTTGCTTTGCTCCTCCGCCGGAGACAACCGCGTCTCCGATGTTTTCGGTTCGAACGAGCTACTCTCAGTAGCCGCCTCCGCTATGTCGTCCGAGGCTGCATCGATGGGTCCAGAGATCCGAACGAATAATGGTAACGTATCGCTCGGTGTCATCAAGGCTAAAATAGCTTGTCATCCTTCGTATCCACGGTTACTCCAGGCGTACATGGACTGTCAGAAG GTTGGAGCGCCGCCGGATATAGCGTATCTACTGGAGGAGATTCAACGGGAGAGCCATGTGTATAAGCAAGGCGTTGCTCCTTCATCATCTTGCTTCGGAGCTGATCCTGAGCTTGATGAATTCATG GAAACCTATTGCGAAATATTGGTGAAGTACAAATCGGATCTCGCGAGGCCGTTTGATGAGGCGACGACCTTTTTGAACAAAATTGAGATGCAGCTACGGAACCTATGCACTGGCGTGGAGTCTGCCAGGGGACTTTCGG AGGATGGTGCAGTTTCATCTGACGAGGAACTAAGTGGAGGCGATGAGATATCACAGGATGGGAAACAAATACGTGAAGACCGTGATCTCAAGGACAGGTTGCTTAGAAAATTTGGAAGCGGTATAAGTTCTCTAAAGCTGGAGttttcaaagaagaagaagaaaggaaagctACCAAGAGAAGCAAGACAAGCGCTACTCGATTGGTGGAGTGTTCACTATAAGTGGCCTTACCCTACT GAAGGTGATAAGATAGCTTTAGCTGATGCAACGGGGTTAGACCAAAAACAGATCAACAATTGGTTTATAAACCAAAGAAAACGTCATTGGAATCAGTCAGAGAATATGCCTTTTGCATGA